GAATGTTGCGTTTCTTAGCCTAAGAGTATAAAGGTCTTTTTCACTGCCTTCCACGTTTTCTTCCACCATCTCTTTGATCATCGGCCCGACGGTAACTATTTGAGCCATTTCATCGGCCAGAGCGGCATTTCCCATGATGGAAAGCGTGCCGTTGTAAAACATTAGCTGACGAACGTTTTTAGAGATCTTGAGTATGAATTTGGAAATAGGCTCGAATGCGTTGAGCAGCTTCATGATGCCTCCGAAAGCTCCAACCCACATCATCATCACGATCACCCAGCTGCCGGCGCCTTCGAATCCGCCTTTTACCAGATCAAGGTAAGCCGAAGTTGAGTCGATAGTTCCCGCAGGGTAGCCCAATAGAAAAGAGCTGATGATTCCGATAAACAAGCAAAGCAATGTAGGCAGGCCTTTGAACGCGGCGATAAGAACAAATAACAACGGCAAAGCCATAAACCAAGGCACGCCTTCTTTAACTTGCTCCAATAGCGTAACCGCAGAGGCTCTCTGCTCGGCTAGATTGGTCCATACATCTTGGGGAATTTCAGAAATGATGGCATGAGTATCTCCGGATTGAGCAGGCAGATCCATTATGATGCCGGCCGAGTAAAAGGCGATAACGCCAAGAAACAACACGATGCCTGACCAAACCCCTTGATGTCTTATTCTATCGATGACGTCTACTTTCTGAATGCCCGAACTTACAACGGTAGTCTCGGAAATAAGCCCGATATTGTCGCCAAAACATGATCCGCCGGCAATAGCGCCAATGGTCAGCATAATATTGCCACCAAGAATATGGGTCAACCAAAGGAAAATAGGCGCGCTGGCGGCGAATGTTCCCCAGCTCGTCCCTGTGGCGATAGATAGCAATGAAGTAATGATCAAGCCGACTACGGCTACGGTTTTGCCAGTAACACCTAGGTCTAGCGTCATATTGATAATGGAAGCCCCTACACCGGACACCATGAAAACTTCAGCCATGGCATATGCCATCATAAGGATGAAGAATACGATTTGCATTTCCTTCACATTGTCCAAGGCGGACTTCATGATGCTGTTG
The Aureibacter tunicatorum DNA segment above includes these coding regions:
- a CDS encoding Na+/H+ antiporter NhaC family protein codes for the protein MKSILKISPVFLLAGMMISGLDILIAGPIATIYAACVAFFVQKESFNSIMKSALDNVKEMQIVFFILMMAYAMAEVFMVSGVGASIINMTLDLGVTGKTVAVVGLIITSLLSIATGTSWGTFAASAPIFLWLTHILGGNIMLTIGAIAGGSCFGDNIGLISETTVVSSGIQKVDVIDRIRHQGVWSGIVLFLGVIAFYSAGIIMDLPAQSGDTHAIISEIPQDVWTNLAEQRASAVTLLEQVKEGVPWFMALPLLFVLIAAFKGLPTLLCLFIGIISSFLLGYPAGTIDSTSAYLDLVKGGFEGAGSWVIVMMMWVGAFGGIMKLLNAFEPISKFILKISKNVRQLMFYNGTLSIMGNAALADEMAQIVTVGPMIKEMVEENVEGSEKDLYTLRLRNATFNDALGVFGSQLIPWHVYIGFYLGIATAVYPLQKFEALDIISYNFMAVIAVVSILTLTLTGLDKWVPLFALPKEPQVRLNKKK